The following proteins are encoded in a genomic region of Bubalus kerabau isolate K-KA32 ecotype Philippines breed swamp buffalo chromosome 13, PCC_UOA_SB_1v2, whole genome shotgun sequence:
- the AP5S1 gene encoding AP-5 complex subunit sigma-1: MVHAFLIHTLRAAKAEEGFCRVLYSCFFGAENSPNDPQPHSAERDRLLRKEQILAVARQVESMYQLQQQACGRHAVDLQPQSSDDPVALHEAPCGAFRLAPGDPFQEPRTVVWLGVLSIGFALVLDTHENLLLVESTLRLLARLLLDHLRLLVPGGANLLLRADCIEGILTRFLPHGQLLFLNDQFVQGLEKEFSAAWSH; the protein is encoded by the exons ATGGTCCATGCCTTCCTCATTCACACCCTGCGGGctgccaaggctgaggagggCTTTTGCCGAGTGCTCTACTCCTGCTTCTTCGGCGCCGAGAATTCACCCAATGACCCCCAGCCACACAGTGCTGAGAGGGACAGACTTCTCCGAAAGGAGCAGATTTTGGCTGTGGCCAG GCAGGTGGAGTCCATGTACCAGCTGCAGCAGCAGGCGTGTGGTCGGCATGCTGTGGACCTGCAGCCCCAGTCCTCAGATGACCCAGTTGCCCTTCATGAGGCCCCATGTGGGGCCTTCCGCCTGGCGCCAGGGGACCCTTTCCAGGAGCCTCGGACAGTGGTGTGGCTAGGCGTGCTCTCTATAGGCTTTGCCCTGGTGCTGGATACTCACGAGAACCTGCTGCTGGTGGAGAGCACACTTCGATTGCTGGCTCGCCTTCTCCTTGACCACCTCCGACTGCTGGTCCCAGGAGGTGCCAACCTCCTGCTGAGGGCTGACTGCATCGAGGGCATCCTCACCCGCTTCCTGCCCCATGGTCAGCTGCTCTTCCTCAATGACCAGTTTGTCCAGGGTCTAGAGAAAGAATTCAGCGCTGCCTGGTCCCACTGA